One Triticum dicoccoides isolate Atlit2015 ecotype Zavitan chromosome 3B, WEW_v2.0, whole genome shotgun sequence genomic window, CGGGTGCGTGAACGCTTCGTGGGGTTTTCTTCCTCGGGTGGGCGCACGGATCACGTGGCGTCACGAGCCCCCCCTGAATCCCCTCCCTCCCTTCCCTTCCCGTCCGATCACCAGGACACGTGGCGCGCACGTGCTCACGCGGCGCGGGTGAAGTAGGAGTACGGCCTACGGTCGGCTTCGGGCTGGCGCTCCGACGCAGAGCCGAGCCGGGATCAGAAACGGATCGGAGCCAGATTGGATACTGCtctttattttgtttttactttttttatTAAAAGAGTGACCCTAGACGCCGGTCAGCTGGCCCAAATTTTAAACCGATCTCACGCTAGTCGTCACATTGTAGCAACAAAAATAGCAGTTCCAGCAAAGATTAAtggtggttccagcaaaaaaaaatcTTATCAGCAAAACTCTAGTAGTTGATTGTAGCAACAAAAAACCCAGTTCCAGCAAAACCGCGCATTGATTCTAGCATAGCCATAGCACCGGTCCCGGCACGGACGCGCACCGGTTCCATCTCGGACGCGCACTGGGTTCACCACCAAAAAGTCGATGGTTCCAGCTCTCGAGGGTGCCTGTTGTAGCACCATGATGGCCGGGTGCACCATCCCGGCCCCCGTGGTTGCCATCCCAGCAAAGGTCGTCACGCGTCTCCAGCAACGGCTCTCGACGCCCAGTCAGTCGTTGTCGTGGCGGTTGTAGCACGGTGGTTGCCTCCATTTAGCTTCAGCTATCACCGGTCGCAACATTCCCGCAAAACAAAGGGCTCGCAGTGCTTGGAATCTTTGCAGCTCCCAGACTTGAGGTTGCAGCTCCCTGCAAAAGGGCGGCTGCAGCTTTCTGGCTAGGTGGACGCAACATTTGATGGGTTCGCGGCAAAGGCAACAGTGGTGTTTGGGGAGGCATCGGTGGTGGTCGCTGATGTTGTAGGAGGGAGGCGATGGGGGAGGAAAAGACGACGGGTGGTCGAGGCATGAGAGAAGAGATAAGGACGAGGGAAGGAAAGCGGTCGAGTGGGTTTCACTAGGGACACCGCCCCGCGAGGGGATTGATTGTCGTGAAATAGGAAGGGCCACGGCCAGCGCTAGGCGACCAGCCAAGCTTTCGGCCGGCTGGCCAGTTAGAATCATTTACCTTCTAAAAAGAAAATTCAATATAAATGTTAGTGAATATGAATGTGAACAAAAGTTACTTGAATACAGATACATATAGGATGATGCGAGTAACAATGACATATATTAGTTGTTAACGAAAATAAGTCAATAGCTATATGAGACAAAATAGTCAACTTACAATGATATGCATGTTTATACATAAATATTACTATAATGCATAATAAGTCCAAAGGTTAACCATACACAAAGTAAACTTTACAACTTTTTTTAAACCAAGTAAACTTGACAACTTATTAGGCTTTATGTTGGATAATTAACATATTTGGGCTAGAGTTGCTTAAATTAGCTCACGGAATTGTTTTCGGATACAGATAAatccacttccatatccatatttgtgtTAAAATCACATACCATATTTGTTTTTGTATTCGTAAAATAAACCCGGATATCTTTCATTTCCATTTCCATAATAGTTGAATGCAAATATGAATATCAAATATTTCAAATTATCCACTGCAACTTTCCATCATGTGTGCACATGATTTCCAGTTGCACTTACCAGATGCTACTCGTTACATCAATTTTCATAGAGCATGCCAAAAGTGTGACATAATTTCACCTAAATGCCAACAATTTAAAGTCGGATTTTTAGCTATTCAAGTGAACGCCCTCAGACACGCAGGATCCACAGTGAATCCTAAGTGTTCGCTTCCACGCAACCCTCTGAGCGAACCGTGAGCTGATGGCGTTAAAGGATTCGCTTAGTATGGCAATCTAAACTAACAAATGCCAGATGACTATTTGTATTGTTAGAGCATGAAAATTTTCACCTTTTTCCGTTGATGTAGCATGACAATTCCCTTCAGCCAGCATGGCAAACCCCGAGCATGACAATTTTCACAATGTTTCTCTTTTTAGGCTGGCAATTCTCTATGTTACAATCATGGGAGATATGTGAAAACGCATGGCAGTTACTCTGCTATAGCATGACAATTTTCTGACATTCTTTTTATAcaccatgataatttttactttagaACATAGCACATCCTTGTACAACAGCATGCCACGTTTATCTGTTTTCGCACGACAATTGTGGAGCATTCACTTGGAGTTGTTTTTTTAGCAAACGAAAACGCTCGTTTGTTCCTACTTGGCTGGGGGAATGATAGTTCGCTGTGGTGACTTTGCTGAGGGAATGTCAACGCGTTCTTTGGGTCCTAATTTGATAAAATTGTCATATTTTTATAGAAGATGGAAAACAATTTACAAGATACTTGCATTGGATTCAGGCATTCAATCACAAGAAAATCACCTCCACCAACATCCTTAAAAAAATACTTGAGAACCAGCATGTGTTTATGGTTAGGAGAGCAGTGGTACTCCCAACCCATGAGGGATCAAACCTCAGGTTTCATGCTTTGATGTCCCATAAAGGTAAAATATTTTTAGTGGGAGCCAACATTCCCCTCGATAGCGAGGAGTGTGTTAGGACTTATTAGTGCATATAATTTTTAGGACTTATTAGTGCATATAATTTTCTATTTTTATGTGGTGAGTCAAGTGTTAGAGATGATACAttattcaatgaatacatacctcacACATGTGGATATATTAATTGTGTATAGGTGAGTTATGAAAATTAAAGTAGGATCATATTAAAGCAGGATCATACTTAGTTATCTAGGTTTCTCTAGGTTATTCACCAATAACCCTTTAATACCTTCGCTAAGAAAATCATTTAGTTTATATGTCACCAATGACCCTTTTATGgattccctacaaaatcatataatatcTTAACTTAAACCTACATTTGTTTATATGTTGCTCGCCTATCCAGGTGCCTAGAGCCAAATCAATGCTCACACGGCCAGGAGATTTTATCGTATGCTTTTAAGCTTGCTTGGTCAAAATGTTGATCATATTTAGCTCACATGAATATCGAGGGATTAACTACCTAGCATCTCAAAGGGATATATTTCACGCTCACTAACATTGATTTCAGCCGAATGAATTCTTCTATTCTACTACAATATAGTGCAACTCATAGCGGTTTAGCACCAATACAAGACCTGTACTACATGGGACACAACACGACCCAATTGTTTGCACTTCTTATTTTGCCTAAGCATTTTAGACGACAATATTTTGGATTGCAAAAATTGTTTTAAGGAAAAACATAGTGTTTTAGGAAAAATGTATCGGCTCCCACCTAGTGGCCGCGACAAATGCTACTCCATAAAACCTTCTaacgggtaaaaaaggagagccagATAGCTACATTCTGAATAGTGATGTTGAAAGATGAGATATATAGCATGCTCATGATATTTCTCGGGATAATTCTGAGAGCATTTGTGAACTTCCTATATGGCCAACGACACCCCTAACTCCTTCGCCGCATATTATCACCGCTTTCCCTGCCGTTTGTTGCCGCCTTATTGAACCACCCACAAATCGCCACTATCACACCTTATGACACAACACAACCCAATTGCTCGTACTTTTCATTCTCCTAAGATTTTAGTATGTTAATACTTTGGGTTGTAAAACTAGTTTTTAAGAAAAATATCAGGGAAGTTGCATCATGCCCGCCTAGTGGCTACCAATTGATGAAACTCCGTAGAAACCACTCTACACTTTAAATAGGGATGTCGAAAaatgtgatatatatatataggactcaCATGATATCTCACCCGTTAGCTCTATCATTCATGAATTCATTCGGTACCCCACTTCCCTCTATTGCTTTTGGCAGCCCCATCACCTTCACTGCCTAGTGTCACCTCCTCTCCGTCGTTTGTCGTTGCCTCATGAAACTACCCACAATCTCTATGCAAATATTATGCTTTTTATTAACATGGATTGGTGAGATGAGAAAGGAGCCTCTCCATTTTAGTTTACAAAAGAATCGATCTTTTGAAGTGTTTTCAATTTACGGACTGTCCTCCAATTTCTCCTTCTAGCAAATTTGCTTTTGACCGGGTTGTGGTGTGTGTGAAACTTGCATAACCATCTTGTTGTACGAACTTGGAGACGCCGTATTGATGTAGATGGAATTGAAACCAGCATGATGGTGAACTCTTCTGAAtccttttcccccttctcctatgacCCAATGACCGGGGTGATGACCAATCTACCTTCTTCCTCTGCGAGATTGCGGGCCCCCTCTTCCTTCGTATGTTGCTCCAGCGATGGGAGGAGGTGGGGACCCTAGTTCTTTTTGTCAACTTGTGGTAGAGTTAGAGACACATTTAGATTTCATCTTCAATCGATGGTGGTGAGACGATGGCGTCACCGTGGGCGTGGAATAAGTTCACCCTGACTTGTCCCTTTTTTGTTGATGCCTCTTAATATCACCAGCAGGTGGAGGTTGGTGTGTCATCATATATGTTTTTTCAGGTCTATTTTTTTCATGTTTGCTTCGTTGACGTTGTCTTGCGGAGCAGACAACGTGGTTATGTGTATTAGTCCCTCGCCTCCAGTTCTGACTAAGGATGGTTGGTCAGTCTAGACCTTGTTGAAGAGCATGTGAGATTTGTGTTCCCCAACTCCGTCTACCTGGCCTATGGCATTCTAACAACCTCTCTAGCAGTTACTTTTTTTTTGAAATGAAGATTTGCTTACTCCCCCCTTCTAAAACATTTGAAATTGTAGTTTTTTCCTAAGTCAAACTTCACTAAGTTTGATCAAGCATGTATAACAACATTTATAAGCATCAATACTTCATTAGATTCGTTTTGTTCGACATATACTTTGACATTGTAAATCTCAACGGATTTTTCTATCCACTTGGTCAAACGTTAAAAAGTTTGACTTAGGATAAAACTAGAACTATGATTATTTTCGAACGGAGGGGCAGATCGTAAATGTGGCCGTCTTTTGGTCTACATCAAGATCTTCACCGAAAAAGGCTTTTGCCCtaatttatatactccctccgtccggaattacttgtcgcataaatggatgaaaatagatgtatctagaattaaaatacatctagatacattcatttctccgacaagtattttcggacggagggagtataaagcaTCGACCACCAAGCAAAATTGATACAAACACGCTCCACTACCATACACAATACACAtacccaaggcaagatacaaaaGTGTCGGGCACCGCCGCACCATCCAACGACTACCAAGCAAACTACTGATGTGCGAAGAAGACCCGTTTGGAGCCAACGGGACCACCACCATGAGCGATCCACCAAGAAAAGGTGAGACAGACAACGAGGTGTGATGGCTCCAAGATGAAGCCTCCAAGAAGGGCATGAGCATGGATAGCCCCCATCGCCCGATCTCGCAGATCAAGTTTTCACTCGGAGCAGCACGAAAGGAGTGGAACGCAATGATGGAGCCTTCAGTTAGGAAACAATGTCCGGGGATGCCACCGCCGCCAGTCAGTACAAGGATTGGGTAAGTGATGTAACCCAACGCTCATCCTCCGTCAGCCCGCGCTCAGCCGACTCGCGCGATCCGCCCACGACCATCGCACCTCCCACCGCGAGGGCCGCCGCCCTGCACCCAAACCACCGCCTATATAAGCTACTTCATAGGCGACAAACAAGCTTTGCTCACGGCACGTCGCCGTCGGATGTGGGAGGAAGAATATTTCAACACCCCCAAGAATTTGATGTATTTTTTAATTTCTATAAGGAAGCATGTGCTACTTAATACATGCCTTTTTTTTGTCATGGTGAAGGTTCTATAAGGAAAACGTTTGATCCACTGAGGATAGCTAAGTACGATCGGTTTATAATGATAATAACAAAACATAATAATTTTGCTAATCATTATAATTAATTCTCTTTGTTTAAAAAAAAAAACAGAACGAAAGCGCGCATAAACCCGTCGGCTTCGGCTACACGCGAGCCGAGCGAAGCGAGCACACTGGACCGAGCCGAGCGACGCGAGCACACACACGCAAAAGCGAGCACACTGGGCTCGGCTCGAGATCCTAGTAGAAAAGGAAAGGAGGCAGCCCTCGTCCACCCCCACAATCCCAAGCCGCAGCAGCAGCGGGTCGCCTCCCCTCCCCCGAAATCCCCTCGCGCACCAGAGAAAACTACACACCACCACCGTCGAATCCCACCACCCgccttccctccctccctcccctacgcgcacgccgcgccgcgccccgCGCCCCGAGACCCGCGGGCCCCATCCTCTCCGCGAGGAAGGAGAGGGCGAGAGAGCGGAGCCCCCCCTCGGAGCTCGGGTCCGCGCGCGGGAAGATCCGGGCTTCTCGCCGTCGCGGCTTCGGCGGCAGAGGTCGGGGCTAGGTGTTGCCGGCCTGCCCGCGCTGGATTTCGCGTCCCCTCTGCCGATTCGGGCTCGGGATCCCCGGTCCGGTGAGATTCCCCCGCCCGCCCTGCTCCTGAATTCCCTCACTAACAGTAGTAGCTCCCCCCCGTACTGCCCTGTCGCGTCGTGAAATGTTGGAGTGATTGCGATTTCGTGGCCCGTCGCGTCTGGCAGATGAGCTGAGTTAggcggaaaggtgaggtgatttgccGTGCCGTGGCCGAGAAGAGGGCTGTTTGTTTAGGCTGGAATCTAGTGTCTGCGATCGGTGCGAGCATATGGCCGTGTCCTTGTGCATACGATGTCCACAGCTTGTCGTTAGGCACGATTTCGGATTAGAATTGAGTCATGTGTACTCGGGCAACTAAAATAATCGGATGCCTGCCATGCCATAGGAATGCCAAGTTATACAGGTAGTACTAGTAATTTTTTTGTCACATGAGAAACGTTTTCTGTCACATGATTCCATGCTTTGCCTCATTTACATGTGTATTTATTGCGCACTGTCTTAGTTTCCTATTAGTATTGATGATGTAGAGCGTCTCCCTCACTCCCTGATAAGTTAGACTGATCTGTCATAGCTTAGNNNNNNNNNNNNNNNNNNNNNNNNNNNNNNNNNNNNNNNNNNNNNNNNNNNNNNNNNNNNNNNNNNNNNNNNNNNNNNNNNNNNNNNNNNNNNNNNNNNNNNNNNNNNNNNNNNNNNNNNNNNNNNNNNNNNNNNNNNNNNNNNNNNNNNNNNNNNNNNNNNNNNNNNNNNNNNNNNNNNNNNNNNNNNNNNNNNNNNNNNNNNNNNNNNNNNNNNNNNNNNNNNNNNNNNNNNNNNNNNNNNNNNNNNNNNNNNNNNNNNNNNNNNNNNNNNNNNNNNNNNNNNNATATGGTAAGCGGTGAACCAGAAGGATACCGCTACTAAGTACCAACTACCAGGTCTTTACGAATTTTTGCTTACAGTTTGGGACGCATGTCAGTGTGTGTTTACCTGGAATGGTGGTTCAGAGCTTActtctgttttgttttaagttCATCCCTGTAGCCATAAGTGCAGTAAAATTTATTTCCCCTGTAATCTAAATAGACTCCACCCTGATGAGTTTGGTAGGCAATAGACGCAGCAAAACATTTCTGTATTTAGTGCCTTTTGACCTGACCTATACTTTTTTGAGTAGGTCTTATGGTGATGAAGATGGAGGTTGAGGAGGACGGTGCCAATGGAGGAAATGGTGGGGCATGGACTGAGGAGGACCGAGACCTCAGCACCACTGTGCTAGGAAGAGATGCATTTGCATACTTGACAAAAGGGGGCGGTACCATATCTGAGGGTCTTGTTGCTGCGTCGTCACCTGTGGACTTGCAAAATAAACTGCAGGAGCTTATCGAATCAGAGCATCCTGGTGCTGGTTGGAACTACGCCATCTTCTGGCAGCTTTCACGCACAAAGTCTGGTGATCTTGTCCTTGGGTGGGGTGATGGCTCTTGCCgtgaacccaatgatgctgagttgGCAGCTGCTGCTTCTGCAGGCAATGATGATGCCAAACAGCGGATGCGGAAGCGTGTACTGCAGCGGTTGCACAAAGCATTTGGTGGTGCTGATGAGGAGGATTATGCTCCCACTATTGGTCAGGTGACAGATACAGAAATGTTCTTCCTAGCATCTATGTACTTCGCGTTTCCACGTCGTGCCGGTGCTCCTGGTCAAGTTTTTGCAGCTGGCCTCCCTCTCTGGGTTCCCAATTCTGAGCGCAATGTATTCCCAGCCAATTACTGTTACCGGGGATACCTTGCAAGCACAGCAGGATTTAGAACTATCTTGTTAGTGCCATTTGAGACTGGTGTGCTTGAGCTGGGTTCGATGCAGCAGGTGGCTGAGAGTTCTGACACTCTCCAGACCATAAAGTCTGTCTTTGCGGGGACAGGTGGCAATAAGGATATAATTCCGAGCCGGGAAGGAAATGGTCACATTGAGAGGTCACCAGGTCTGGCAAAGATTTTTGGCAAGGATTTGAACCTTGGTCGGTCTTCAGCAGGGCCAGTGATTGGGGCATCGAAAGTAGATGAAAGGCCATGGGAACAGAGGACTGCTGGTGGAGGGAGCTCATTGCTTCCCAATGTCCAGAAAGGATTGCAGAGTTTCACTTGGAGTCAGGCCCGGGGCCTGAATTCTCACCAGCAGAAGTTTGGCAATGGTATACTGATAGTGAGTAATGAAGCTACACACGGCAACAATAGAGCCGCGGACAGCTCCACTACAACACAGTTTCAGCTTCAGAAAGCACCTCAGCTCCAGAAACTACCACTTCTTCAGAAACCACCACAGCTAGTGAAGCCACTGCAGATGGTCAACCAGCAACAGCTGCAGCCACAGGCGCCTAGGCAAATAGATTTTAGTGCAGGGACCAGTTCGAAGTCTGGTGTCCTGGTTACAAGAGCAGCTGTTCTTGATGGAGATAGTTCAGAGGTGAATGGCTTGTGTAAAGAGGAAGGGACAACACCTGTCATAGAGGACCGACGGCCAAGGAAGAGGGGAAGAAAGCCCGCAAATGGGAGGGAGGAGCCGCTGAATCATGTTGAGGCTGAGCGTCAAAGGAGGGAGAAGCTCAACCAACGGTTCTATGCGCTGAGAGCCGTTGTGCCTAACATCTCGAAAATGGACAAGGCCTCCCTATTGGGCGATGCAATAGCTTACATCACTGACCTTCAGAAGAAGCTCAAAGATATGGAGACGGAGAGAGAACGATTTCTTGAGTCTGGTATGGTGGATCCAAGGGAGCGAGCCCCTAGACCAGAGGTTGACATCCAGGTGGTGCAAGACGAGGTTCTGGTTCGAGTTATGTCTCCATTGGAGAACCATCCCATAAAGAAGGTCTTTGAAGCGTTTGAAGAGGCGGACGTCCGGGTAGGGGAGTCGAAACTCACAGGCAACAATGGAACGGTAGTGCATTCCTTCATCATCAAGTGCCCTGGCTCTGAACAGCAAACGAGGGAGAAAGTGATTGCTGCAATGTCTCGCGCCATGAGCTCAGTGTAGAATCGGTTGAGGGGAGTCGGTGCAGTAGAGGTTGGTTACTCTGCTGGTGGCATACAAGCAGCAGGCAGCCCCAGAAACCTTCCATTCTGTTGATAGAAGTTGTAGGTCGAGGCAGCAAGCTGAGATTTCTGACTTAGCAATGCAAGAAAAGCACAAGCTAAACCGCCATTGTTGTAACGGTAGGTTCTTGTGCTCCTTGTAGTTTTGATGTTTTATTGGGAAGAATACCATGCTTTTAGTGTATTGCTTAATTAGTGCGGAACCATAAAAAGTACAATTCGCATGCATGAGTTAGAAAATTACTTTTTTGTAGCCTTTTCTTTGTTCAAATCCTTGATTGGGCCGGTGGATTAATAACTCTGGGCAATTTTCTGTTCTGAACCTTCTGCTTCTGACTTGGATGATCTCGTTGAAACAAACATCCATGTTTGGGTAAACTGATGACGTTGGTCTTGATCTAATTCTATCGACGTGCTGTATTCGCTTGTTCTGTAGAAATTCTTCCATGAGATGATTAGCTGCCAACTGAAGTCGGGAGATTTACAAACTACAGATGGTGTTGTACGGCTGAAAGTTTTTATTTGGCCAGATTTTGCAACTTTGTACTGCTTTTTGTTTCCAGGGGCGAAATTTAGATGAAAGTCATCCACTGATTCTAAGAATTCAAAACGCCAGCAGTACGCTAGTAATTCTGTACACAGTCTAGCCAATATCCGAAATGTCTATTTCAGAGTATGGAGAATAGCTTGATCAGTGTATCCCTAGGAGCTTAATGTCCTACTCGGCAAATGAGTTTTGGTTTGAACGATTTTCTTATCCACATTAACACCTGATGCCAGTTTGTCAAAAAAAAAACACCTGATGCCAGTTTGTCGAGAAAATTTCTTGTTCTCCGGTCCAACAGTTCTTCAACAGCTAGACAAAaaacaaaattaaaattaaaataattCCGTGGCAGCTTGAAACCAATCACCACCCTGGAAACTTCGACTTCCATGATATTACAGTTCTTCCATGATTGCAACATCATCCTCTGGTTGAAAGATAACTCGCTCATATGCCCATCATCTTTTTTCATCCTGGTCTTATGAGGCCATCTTTCTTCTAATATCCAGGGGCGCTGCAGTtccttttttttcgaaacggaggcaaaagatttgcctcatcgactAATTAAGAAAAAGAGAGTTGCCCAGTTAATTAatggaaaaccgggcgaaaaccaatACAAACAAACCACATGCGGACTACTCCCAAAGTCTAAAACCCCATGATGGCACCGTCAACCCTACAGACATTTTCAACATGCAACAGACCCAAGTGTGCACGCATCTACATCGCATCGCAGAGGAATCCCCAAAAAGAACACCTCTGATGTAGACAAATGAACCCTCCAAAACCATGATGATAAGCTAAACCATGAGGATGACCCAAAAGACCAAGGAGCAACCGTTAAGCAGCCGCAGACGTCTTTCATAAGGTATCACTCTTCTTGTTTTTGCTTTTGAGAGACTTTTTCACCTTCTTGATCTTGTCTTCGTTAAACTTTCCGGTCAGGATGCACGCAACGGCCTTACCAGACCCAGGGCTAGCCGCCTCCAAGCTAGAGAGCAAGTTGTAGAGCTCTTTTGCAAAGAGAGCATCGGAACAAGGTGCCAACGCGTCTGTCCCAACAACATCTCCACCTGGGGGCACCACTTGCCCAATGGCCACACGCGAGTGAGTGACCGCGGCATCCAAACCTGCACACACCATAAAGTTGGTCTGGCTAGACTTCAAGGGCGGTGGTGAGGGTGTCGTGGGCACCGCCAACGCCCTTAGCAAGCCCATCTCCTTCGGAATCACCACCGAAAGAGGTGGAGTGGACTCCTCACATAGCACTATCAACTAAGGCATAATTTGTAGAACTGGAGCCACATCCTCAACAATCACTTCACCCCTAACGTCAGTCGACACCATAGAGCAGGGCCTAGCACGAGGAGAGAAACCTCCATAGAGGTCGACTTCCTCTCCATCTGCAGAACCAACCTGAAGCTCGGGAAGCAGAGACCCAATCGGCACAACCTGAAGTTTACCAAGAGCAACCTCTGCCCTTGCCAAGACACTCTCAACACGCACAAGACATTCGCGAAGCTCAACGCAAAGTAGCTCAGCCTACTGCTCAAGGACGGGTTGTAATGGCACATCAGCTTGGATGACGGATGCAGGCGGTGGAGCAACACATGGTTGCGGTGTATTCTGGTCGACGGGTTGCATCGCACGACAAAAGCGAGCAATGTGGCCGAAACGGAGGCAATGCGGCGCTGCAGTTCCTGTTAGCTGTCTAGTCATCCTCTGGTTGAAAGATAACTCATTCATATGCCCATCATCTTTGTTCATCCTGGTCTTATGAGGCCATCTTTCTTCTAATATCCAGCGGCGCTGTAGTTCCTGTTCGCTATCTAGTCATCCTCTGGTTGAAAGATAACCCATTCATATGCCCTTCATCTTTGTTCATCCTGGtcttatgtgaaggaaatatgccctagaggcaataataaagttattatttatttcctcatatcatgataaatgtttattattcatgctagaattgtattaaccggaaacatgatacatgtgtgaatacataaccaaacataacgtcactagtatgcctctacttgactagctcattaatcaaagatggttatgtttcctaaccataggcatgtgttgtcatttgattaatgggatcacatcattaggagaatgatgtgattgacatgacccattccgttagcctagcacttgatcgtttagtatattgctattgctttcttcatgacttatacatgttcctgtaactatgagattatgcaactcccgtttaccggaggaacactttgggtgctaccaaacgtcacaacgtaactgggtgattataaaggagtactacaggtgtctccaaaggtacatgttgagttggcgtaattcgagattaggttttgtcactccgattgtcggagaggtatctctaggccctctcggtaatgcacatcactataagccttgcaagcagtgtgaccaatgagttggttacgggatgatgcattacgtaacgagtaaagagacttgccggtaacgagattgaactaggtattggataccgacgatcgaatctcgggcaagtaacataccgatgacaaagggaacaacgtatgttgttatgcggtttgaccgataaagatcttcgtagaatatgtaggaaccaatatgggcatccaggttccgctattggttattgaccgagaatagttctaggtcatgtctacatagttctcgaacccgtagggtccgcacgcttaatgttacgatgacaattttattatgagtttataagttttgatgtaccgaagtttgttcggagtcccggatgtgatcacggacatgacgaggagtctcgaaatggtcgagacataaagatcgatatattgga contains:
- the LOC119275610 gene encoding transcription factor MTB2-like; the encoded protein is MVMKMEVEEDGANGGNGGAWTEEDRDLSTTVLGRDAFAYLTKGGGTISEGLVAASSPVDLQNKLQELIESEHPGAGWNYAIFWQLSRTKSGDLVLGWGDGSCREPNDAELAAAASAGNDDAKQRMRKRVLQRLHKAFGGADEEDYAPTIGQVTDTEMFFLASMYFAFPRRAGAPGQVFAAGLPLWVPNSERNVFPANYCYRGYLASTAGFRTILLVPFETGVLELGSMQQVAESSDTLQTIKSVFAGTGGNKDIIPSREGNGHIERSPGLAKIFGKDLNLGRSSAGPVIGASKVDERPWEQRTAGGGSSLLPNVQKGLQSFTWSQARGLNSHQQKFGNGILIVSNEATHGNNRAADSSTTTQFQLQKAPQLQKLPLLQKPPQLVKPLQMVNQQQLQPQAPRQIDFSAGTSSKSGVLVTRAAVLDGDSSEVNGLCKEEGTTPVIEDRRPRKRGRKPANGREEPLNHVEAERQRREKLNQRFYALRAVVPNISKMDKASLLGDAIAYITDLQKKLKDMETERERFLESGMVDPRERAPRPEVDIQVVQDEVLVRVMSPLENHPIKKVFEAFEEADVRVGESKLTGNNGTVVHSFIIKCPGSEQQTREKVIAAMSRAMSSV